The Leptodactylus fuscus isolate aLepFus1 chromosome 3, aLepFus1.hap2, whole genome shotgun sequence genome has a segment encoding these proteins:
- the LOC142196772 gene encoding claudin-15-like translates to MAQALELVGFFMGLIGSLTFAITLASEHWKTSTQSGNVITSNIIYENLWKSCATASTGVTNCKTFDSLLNLPAHTQACRALMIISLILGLFACIISVFGLKCTKFGSSSENGKGKIALSGGLIFILAGLCCLVPVSWYAATITQQFFDPIYVGIRYEIGSALYIGWAGSVLAILGGSLLCCSFKKKKKSPKQGAYTYNYNKSPDNEFTQFKEMRESTSTSRAYV, encoded by the exons ATGGCTCAAGCTTTGGAACTGGTTGGATTTTTTATGGGTTTGATTGGAAGTTTAACATTTGCGATCACTTTGGCAAGTGAACATTGGAAAACTTCTACTCAAAGCGGCAACGTGATCACCTCCAACATCATATATGAGAACCTATGGAAGAGTTGTGCGACGGCTAGCACTGGGGTCACCAACTGCAAGACGTTTGACTCTCTGCTGAACTTGCCTG CACATACCCAAGCCTGCCGTGCCCTCATGATCATCTCTCTCATCCTGGGTCTCTTTGCTTGTATAATCTCTGTGTTTGGACTGAAATGCACAAAATTCGGAAGTAGCAGTGAAAATGGTAAAGGGAAGATAGCGCTTTCTGGGGGCCTGATCTTCATTTTAGCAG GACTCTGTTGTCTGGTACCGGTATCTTGGTATGCGGCCACTATCACTCAGCAGTTTTTCGATCCTATCTATGTTGGAATAAG GTATGAAATCGGCTCTGCACTTTATATCGGATGGGCTGGATCTGTACTAGCTATTCTTGGTGGATCTCTTTTGTGCTGTTCTttcaagaaaaagaaaaaatctccAAAACAGGG GGCCTATACATACAACTACAACAAGTCACCTGACAATGAATTCACGCAATTCAAAGAGATGAGAGAAAGCACCTCAACCTCCAGAGCTTATGTGTAG